Within the Candidatus Ruthia endofausta genome, the region TGAGCCTGAATCTGCCTCATGCTTTTGAACCGATTTTTTAATGGCTTCATAAGCATGGTATTGAATGTCAGTATCAATGGTCAGTATTATATTTTGTCCTTGTTGTTTCTGAGTGATTATTTTAGAATTGAAATACGCTTCATTGGTGTTGGCTTTAAAATTAATCAGCGTTTGTCCATTACGCCCAGCAAGGCTATTTTCAAATTCTCCCTCAATGCCAGAAGTGCCTTTTTTGTTGGCATTAACTCGACCTAATAGTGGTGCTAGCGAGGCAGATTTTGGATAGTATCTTTTTGTGTCTTGTTGTAATGCTACGCCAGCAATTTTTGCTTTTTTGCATCGTTTAACAAGGGCGTAGGTTGTTTTTGTCTTTTGTAGGTTTAAGGTGTTAAAAATGTGCTCAATGAAACTTAATTTATTAGCCATTTTTTTATTTACACAGACTGAAATTCTCATTAATTTTAATTGCTTTAATTTATTAATAATAGGGTCGGTGAGTGTGATATTTTTCTTGATAATTAAATATCTTGAGCCAATTTTTCGTTTTGATGCGAGCAACTTGCTGAGCGTTTGAACTTTTATATCTAGGACGCGCGCTAATTTGGGAATAAATTCGACCTGAATCAGTGTTGGGTCTAAATTAAGGCGTTTTAACAGCAAATTACTGGCAAGGATATGTCCATTTCTATCTAGGATATCACCTCGTTGGGCAATTTTTGTCTCCAAATTAACGGCTTGATAATAAGCTCTATCTTGTATTGACAAACTTATGGTATTAGATTGTGATATAGAAGTGGTTTGATAAGCAAAAACACTAAAAAGAAATACAAAAAAGTACTTAACCGCACCTTGTCTGCGCCAGTAATTTTGCACCCGTCCTAGCATCAATGTTTTTGAAATGGTTGATATCTTTCCACTCATAGTAACAATTCTCTTTGTCTTTTAGGTGCTTGCATTTTTAAAGCTTTTGCTTTAATTGTGCTACCACTGATTGTTTGTGATTGTTCAATTAATAATTGCTTATGCAGAGCAGTTAATTGGTGGTTTTGTGTCTCTATACGTTTTGATTGAGTATATAAAAGATACATTTGATGATGCCAAGAGATGGTTAAAATACTCAACAAAACCAAACTTAGTATTAGTGCAACATTAAGTTTGGTTTTGTTGATATTTAAGAGCATTTTAATTCTTGCTTGCTACTCGTAAAATTGCACTTCGAGCACGGGCATTGCTACTAATTTCTGCCTTACTAGCAAAGTGCTTGCCCAAATCTTTTAGACAAGTTTTTTCAGTTTTATGTTCAATAATAGGCAAGCCTTTTGGTAGGGTTTTTTGTCGTGAATTTGTTTGAATAAAACGCTTAACAATACGATCTTCAATCGAGTGAAAACTAATAATAGACAGCCTGCCATGCTTGCTTAAAATATCTTTGGATTGTTTCAATACATCTTCAAGCTGTTTAAGTTCTTGGTTGATAAAGATGCGTATGGCTTGAAAAGTTCGCGTGGCAGGGTGTTTGTTTTTTTGCCCTTTTACCACTTCACTAACAATATTGGCAAGTGCTAAAGTGGTTTCTAATGTGTGGTTTTGTTGGTATTTTTTGATTTTAGTAGCGATATGTCGTGATTTTTTTTCATCACCAAATTGATAAATAACATTGGCAATCTCTTTCTCATTGGCCGACTTTAGCCATTGCGCGGCACTGATGCCTCTGGTTTGGTTCATACGCATATCTAGTGGACCATCAGCCTTAAAGCTAAAACCACGTTGTGCATTATCCAACTGAGGTGATGAGACACCAAGATCCATTAAAATACCATCAATCTTACCTATTAGTCCTTGCTGAGTTATGATGCTTAGCATATTGGAGAACGCACTGTGAATAAGGGTTAGGCGATTATCAGTAAAATTTTTATGGGCGCATTCAATCGCACTAATATCTTGGTCAAAGGAGATTAATTTTCCTTGCTCGCCTAATTTATTTAGTATGCCCTGAGCATGACCACCACGACCAAAAGTTGCATCAATATAAATACCATCAGTTTTTATATTAAGTGCATCAATTGATTCATTAAACATCACAGATTGATGGTGATTAGACATCATAGCAATAATTGGGCAAGTTCTATTGGGATTTGGATTTGTTTACTGAGTGTGTCAAGACTATCAAATTGTTTATGCCAAGTATTCTCATCCCACAATTCGAAATTATGCCCTTGACCACTCATGATAATTTTCTTATCTATGTGAGCATAATGTTTAAGTGTCGAAGGAATTAGAATGCGCGCCACCCTGTCCAACTCACAATCAGTAGCATGACCAATGAGTTTGCGTTTTAGCCGTTTTGTGTGAATATTTAACGAAGGCAAAGCACTGATTTTTTCTTCCAATATTTGCCAATCTTTCAAAGGATATAACAACAAAAATTCATCATCTGGATGAATACTCAGCACCATCTTGCCTGAATAAATTTCATTAATTTGCGCTTGGTGGTGCGTTGGTATTTTTACCCTTCCCTTGGTGTCAACGCTTAAATTGTGCACCCCTCTAAACATTAGCGATGTTGTTGATATTTTTGCATATAAGCCATGACACCTAATATTAAAGCCACAATAGTGATAATTAAGAATGATTTGGTATTGTTTATTTGGTTTTGTTGTACGCCTATCAGAGCTAAAACATTTAGAGAAAATGCAGATAGAAACACACTAAGCACAAATTTCAATTTAATTTTTTTCACGCAAATATCTCTTTTAAATTTAACTTTTAAGAAAAATTTTATACCACTTTTAGACACTTTAATCCACTTTTATTTAAAACAATTTAAAAGAATCTGGCTTTTATAGTAAAAAAGTTGTTAACGATAGTTTTGGTTTTTTTATCTAAGTGAAAAGTTTAGAAATTTATTCTTTTCTTAAATCAGTGTGATTGTGTTGTTTTGCTATTGATGTAATAGAAAATATTTCACACCTTCCAAAATTATACTAACTAACCACCTATGACTAATGACGTTTATTAAAGGTATGCCTGTAATGCTTGAGGTAACAAATAAGTTAAGCCCTACAGGGTGGGGTTTAGCATGCCAATTTCTATATTAACAACCGTAATAATACTAAGCTCTATTGCGATTGGAAACAAGATGGACACCATGATTGAGTACTGCTTCTGCAATTTCATGAGGAACGCGCTTGTTAGTTAATACAAAAACAAATAGTATGGTATTTGCAATAATGAACATCAACATAATTGAAGTTTTTGCTGAGTCTGTAATGACCCAAGAAATGTCTTTTATTTTTATATCTTTATAAACAAAAACGCCCAAGATAAAGGCATATACTACCGCCACTTCAGTGGGTGTAAATATACCACCATAATAATTGAGGGCGGAATTAAGATGCTCAATGGTGTCAGAAGAACTAATCACGTTTGCAGCATAAGATTGCGGGTAACCTTCTTTAATCCAGCCAATACTATCAATCGCAAAGTCAACCAAGCGTTGTGCCGCGCCACCTTTTGACAAAAAGGAGGACGCTAATATAAAAAACGGAATGGCCATTAAAGTATAGTGCCCCATTGAGCCAAATATATGCCCAGCAAGAGAGGCTAGAGATTCATCTCCAAATAATAAAATCGCACTAACGCTGGATAAATCTAGGGAAAAAGCCACAGACACGCCTAATGCCATTAGACCAAAAAGCATGAAAAATAAGACAAAAAATTACCATTATTTTTTTAACTACTCTTGGTAATCATTAGTATATGAGCAGGATTTTGTCTTTAATAACATCAATCATAACTTCCACAAGCCGATAAAACATCAGTGCAAAATTAAGAGGTAAGATGATTTTTGCTTGCCTTTCAAGTATTGGCAAATCTTCCATTTCAATTTCAATCTCTTTTAGCAATGAAATATATTCATAGCTATCTATGAACATAGTAATGACAAATACCATGCAAGCAGATACGGCAAAAGGTGTTATTTTTTTTCGATTTTTCTCAGAAAAAAGATTGACTACACTGTCAACAGCAATATGCGTGCCACACTTAATAACATAGGATGCGCCTAGTAAGACTAACCAAGCAAATAAATAAGTAGCGACTCCTAACGCTCAAACTGCACCTGAGTTAAATACATATCGGGCAACAACTTGTGAAAAGGTTAATAGCGTCATTGTGGCTAATAATAATGTAATCAGTCACTGCTCAAGGTGATTAAAAATTTTGGATAATTTCATCATGAATGACACAATTCATTTTGCACAAACTGTCGTATCATTTTTTTAGTTTTTAGCATTATATTGCTGAACTACAGCGATGTAATCTTTACCAACTTGCTTCTCAAATTTAGTCCAAACTGGTTTCATTGCCACAACCCACTGTTGTTTTTATTCAGGGGTTAGAATGTGAATATTGTTTTTGCCAGAATCTGCAATAGTTTTCATATCTTTTATTGCAGTGTCAAGTGGAAATTGTTTGTGGGTTTGTTAAATTTAGACAGTGAAGGTGCTGCCAACTGCACACCGTTTAGTAGTAGTGCTTAAAGCACTTATCTAGATGTTATAAAAATCACCTTTAATTTTATTTTTTTACTACCAAGAGTTGAATTAAAATACAGTCTAATTTTAGTCATCTTTAGCACTATTAAATGAATCAGATTAGTCTTGAACAACAAAGTGTCGCCGAGTTTAGTGAGCGTGCTTATCTTGATTATTCAATGTACGTTATTCTTGATCGCGCATTGCCTTTTGTTGGTGATGGTCTAAAGCCAGTACAAAGGCGCATTGTTTATGCGATGAGTGAACTTGGTTTGAAATCTACAGCAAAGTTTAAGAAATCAGCCCGTACGGTGGGCGATGTGCTTGGTAAATTCCATCCGCATGGTGATAGTGCTTGCTATGAGGCGATGGTGTTGATGGCACAGCCATTTTCTTATCGTTATCCATTTATTGACGGGCAAGGAAATTGGGGTGCACCAGATGATCCTAAATCATTTGCAGCGATGCGTTATACCGAAAGTAAACTTTCTTGTTATGCAGATTTATTGCTCAGTGAAATTAATCAAAGCACAGTTAATTGGGTAGATAATTTTGATGGCTCGCTTCAAGAGCCTAAAAATCTGCCTGCACAAGTACCCAATTTGTTGCTAAATGGTACCTCGGGTATTGCTGTGGGCATGGCGACTGATGTGCCACCGCATAATTTAACCGAAGTGGTGAGTGCTTGTATTGCACTATTGGACAAGCCATCTATGGATTTAGACAGTATCATGCAAATTATTCGAGCACCTGACTACCCCACTGATGCTGATATTGTATCTTCACCTGCAGATCTTAGGCAAATTTATGAAACAGGTCATGGGTCAGTTAAGATGCGTGCTATTTATCAAGAAGAAAAAGGCAATATTGTGATTGAAGCATTGCCTTTTCAAACTTCTGGTGCCAAGGTAATCACCCAAATTGCAGCGCAAATGCGCGCGAAAAAACTACCTTTGGTGGATGATATTCGAGATGAGTCGGATCATGAAAACCCAACACGTATTGTTATTGTTCTACACTCTAATCGGATTGATGCGGATGCATTAATGCTACATCTATTTGCCACAACTGAGCTTGAAAAAAGCTACCGCGTTAATATGAACGTGATTGGTTTGAACGGTAAACCAAACGTTCTGCCACTCATTCCGATGCTTAAAGAATGGTCAAGTTATAGAATGCAAGTTGTGACTAATCGTTTAACCTATCGCCTTGATAAAATTCTTGCGCGTTTGCATATTTTAGAAGGCTTACTCATTGCTTTTTTAAACATTGATGAAGTGATTGCCATTATTCGTGAGCGCGATAAGCCTAAGCCAGTATTAATCGATCATTTCAAATTGAGTGATATTCAAGCAGAAGCAATTTTAGAGCTAAAATTGCGTCATCTTGCAAGATTAGAAGAGGTTAAAATTCAAGCTGAGCAACAAGAATTAGCATTAGAGAAAGAAGAATTAGAGCTGTTACTTTCAAGTGACTTGCGTCTTAAAACCCTGATTAAAAAAGAGCTAAAAGCCATTATTAAAGATTTTGGTGATGAGCGTAGATCTAACATTAAAAGCAATGTAAATACTGCTCAAGCCTTTAGTGAAGATGATTTAGCACCTACTGAAAATGTCACCGTCGTACTTAGCGATAAAGGCTGGGTGCGCAGTGTTAAAGGCCATGATATTGACCCGACAACACTTAATTATAAAGCAGGCGATGGTTATTTAACCAGTGTGAAAGGTAAAAGCAATGAACCTGCAATTTTTATTGACTCAACAGGTAGATCATATTCACTACCGGCTAATTCATTGCCTAGTGCGCGAGGGCAGGGCGAGCCATTAACAGGTAAACTAAATCCGCCTTCTTCAGAGGCGCGATTTCTCGATGTAGTGATGGGTAAGACAAGTCAAAACATTCTATTGGCTTCTGATGCAGGGTATGGTTTTATTGCCACTATTGGTGATTTGCTATCTTCAAGACAAGCAGGAAAAGCATCTCTTTCGTTACCTAAAGGTGCACAAGTGATGAAAATTATTAATGTGAATGATTTGGACAATCAGTTTATTGCACTGGCAACAAATCGTGGGCGTTTATTGGTATTCCCAATATCTGAATTGCCAATATTATCCAAAGGTAAAGGCAACAAGCTTATTCAAATTCCCACCAAAGATATTAAGACTAGACAAAAGCTTGTAATGAGTGTTTGTATTTTGCTAGAAACTCAACATTTAAAAGTTATTGCAGGTAAACGTCATTTAACCATCAAGTTCCAAGATTTAAGCAATTACATAAGTGCCAGAGCGCGTCGTGGTAATCTTTTGCCTAAAGGCTATCAAAACGTTTCTTCTATTGAGGTAATTGATTAAATCAAAATATTTTAGATAAGCCAATAATCTACCCATCAATTCAGGGTGTAATTTTTAGCAGGTCATAGGTATAATCAATGCTTTTACCAATTCTTCCGAAAATGTTCGTCCTAAAAATT harbors:
- the mraZ gene encoding division/cell wall cluster transcriptional repressor MraZ, translated to MFRGVHNLSVDTKGRVKIPTHHQAQINEIYSGKMVLSIHPDDEFLLLYPLKDWQILEEKISALPSLNIHTKRLKRKLIGHATDCELDRVARILIPSTLKHYAHIDKKIIMSGQGHNFELWDENTWHKQFDSLDTLSKQIQIPIELAQLLL
- the parC gene encoding DNA topoisomerase IV subunit A produces the protein MNQISLEQQSVAEFSERAYLDYSMYVILDRALPFVGDGLKPVQRRIVYAMSELGLKSTAKFKKSARTVGDVLGKFHPHGDSACYEAMVLMAQPFSYRYPFIDGQGNWGAPDDPKSFAAMRYTESKLSCYADLLLSEINQSTVNWVDNFDGSLQEPKNLPAQVPNLLLNGTSGIAVGMATDVPPHNLTEVVSACIALLDKPSMDLDSIMQIIRAPDYPTDADIVSSPADLRQIYETGHGSVKMRAIYQEEKGNIVIEALPFQTSGAKVITQIAAQMRAKKLPLVDDIRDESDHENPTRIVIVLHSNRIDADALMLHLFATTELEKSYRVNMNVIGLNGKPNVLPLIPMLKEWSSYRMQVVTNRLTYRLDKILARLHILEGLLIAFLNIDEVIAIIRERDKPKPVLIDHFKLSDIQAEAILELKLRHLARLEEVKIQAEQQELALEKEELELLLSSDLRLKTLIKKELKAIIKDFGDERRSNIKSNVNTAQAFSEDDLAPTENVTVVLSDKGWVRSVKGHDIDPTTLNYKAGDGYLTSVKGKSNEPAIFIDSTGRSYSLPANSLPSARGQGEPLTGKLNPPSSEARFLDVVMGKTSQNILLASDAGYGFIATIGDLLSSRQAGKASLSLPKGAQVMKIINVNDLDNQFIALATNRGRLLVFPISELPILSKGKGNKLIQIPTKDIKTRQKLVMSVCILLETQHLKVIAGKRHLTIKFQDLSNYISARARRGNLLPKGYQNVSSIEVID
- a CDS encoding TRAP transporter large permease subunit, which codes for MLFGLMALGVSVAFSLDLSSVSAILLFGDESLASLAGHIFGSMGHYTLMAIPFFILASSFLSKGGAAQRLVDFAIDSIGWIKEGYPQSYAANVISSSDTIEHLNSALNYYGGIFTPTEVAVVYAFILGVFVYKDIKIKDISWVITDSAKTSIMLMFIIANTILFVFVLTNKRVPHEIAEAVLNHGVHLVSNRNRA
- the rsmH gene encoding 16S rRNA (cytosine(1402)-N(4))-methyltransferase RsmH — encoded protein: MMSNHHQSVMFNESIDALNIKTDGIYIDATFGRGGHAQGILNKLGEQGKLISFDQDISAIECAHKNFTDNRLTLIHSAFSNMLSIITQQGLIGKIDGILMDLGVSSPQLDNAQRGFSFKADGPLDMRMNQTRGISAAQWLKSANEKEIANVIYQFGDEKKSRHIATKIKKYQQNHTLETTLALANIVSEVVKGQKNKHPATRTFQAIRIFINQELKQLEDVLKQSKDILSKHGRLSIISFHSIEDRIVKRFIQTNSRQKTLPKGLPIIEHKTEKTCLKDLGKHFASKAEISSNARARSAILRVASKN
- a CDS encoding TRAP transporter small permease, whose amino-acid sequence is MKCGTHIAVDSVVNLFSEKNRKKITPFAVSACMVFVITMFIDSYEYISLLKEIEIEMEDLPILERQAKIILPLNFALMFYRLVEVMIDVIKDKILLIY
- a CDS encoding cell division protein FtsL, with protein sequence MLLNINKTKLNVALILSLVLLSILTISWHHQMYLLYTQSKRIETQNHQLTALHKQLLIEQSQTISGSTIKAKALKMQAPKRQRELLL